Proteins encoded within one genomic window of Amorphoplanes friuliensis DSM 7358:
- a CDS encoding amino acid permease: MVTGSGRRPGMFAIRDVRALVSETTQEGHGLKKSVGPTQLTAMGVGAIIGTGIFVVIGEGAGIAGPAVILSFVLAAVACTFSALSYAELASSIPVSGSAYTYTYATLGEIVAWIIGWDLILEYGVSVAAIAVGWGGNLNAFLDAAFGVALPDAIAKSPEDGGIFNLPAVFIVLAITLLLVRGVTESARVNLVMVGVKLAVLLFFIVVALFNFGTGNFHPFAPAGTDGITAATAIIFFAYIGFDAVSTGSEEAKNPAKDLPLAIIGSLVICTIFYVLTAVGALGIASPEQLESSDAPLAAALDQGAGISWAASILALGAVVAITSVVLVILYGQTRIFFAMCRDGLLPQRLAKVNPRYGTPARLTIGLGVLISILAALVPLSEIVKLVNIGTLFAFVLVNIGVIILRRTRPEMPRPYRVPWSPVLPILGVLFAVYLMADLPLSTWIRFVVWLALGLAIYFLYGYKHSRLRTEPAADDGGTPGWARDSTPEVPPGDKK; this comes from the coding sequence ATGGTCACAGGCTCAGGCCGACGGCCGGGGATGTTCGCGATCCGCGACGTCCGGGCACTTGTCTCCGAGACGACCCAGGAGGGGCACGGGCTCAAGAAGTCCGTCGGCCCCACCCAGCTGACCGCCATGGGCGTCGGCGCCATCATCGGTACAGGCATCTTCGTGGTGATCGGCGAGGGGGCCGGCATCGCCGGCCCGGCGGTCATCCTCTCCTTCGTGCTGGCCGCGGTGGCCTGCACGTTCTCCGCCCTCTCGTACGCCGAGCTGGCCTCGTCGATCCCGGTCTCGGGCAGCGCGTACACCTACACCTACGCCACGCTGGGCGAGATCGTCGCCTGGATCATCGGCTGGGACCTGATCCTCGAGTACGGCGTGTCGGTCGCCGCCATCGCGGTCGGCTGGGGCGGCAACCTGAACGCCTTCCTGGACGCGGCGTTCGGGGTGGCGCTGCCGGACGCGATCGCGAAGTCCCCCGAGGACGGCGGCATCTTCAACCTGCCGGCCGTGTTCATCGTCCTGGCCATCACGTTGCTGCTGGTCCGGGGGGTCACCGAGAGCGCCCGGGTCAACCTGGTCATGGTCGGCGTGAAGCTCGCGGTGCTGCTGTTCTTCATCGTCGTGGCGTTGTTCAACTTCGGCACCGGCAACTTCCACCCGTTCGCACCGGCCGGCACCGACGGGATCACCGCGGCGACGGCGATCATCTTCTTCGCCTACATCGGCTTCGACGCGGTCTCGACCGGCAGCGAGGAGGCCAAGAACCCGGCCAAGGACCTGCCGCTGGCGATCATCGGCTCGCTGGTCATCTGCACGATCTTCTACGTGCTGACCGCCGTCGGCGCCCTCGGCATCGCCAGCCCCGAGCAGCTCGAGTCGAGCGACGCACCCCTGGCCGCGGCCCTGGACCAGGGCGCGGGCATCAGCTGGGCGGCCTCGATCCTCGCGCTCGGCGCGGTCGTCGCGATCACCAGCGTCGTCCTGGTCATCCTGTACGGCCAGACGCGCATCTTCTTCGCCATGTGCCGTGACGGACTGCTGCCGCAGCGGCTGGCGAAGGTCAACCCGCGGTACGGGACCCCGGCGCGGCTCACCATCGGCCTCGGCGTCCTGATCTCGATCCTGGCGGCGCTGGTGCCGCTGTCCGAGATCGTCAAACTGGTCAACATCGGCACGCTGTTCGCGTTCGTGCTGGTCAACATCGGTGTGATCATCCTGCGCCGGACCCGGCCCGAGATGCCCCGGCCCTACCGGGTGCCGTGGTCGCCGGTGCTGCCGATCCTGGGTGTGCTGTTCGCGGTCTACCTGATGGCGGACCTCCCGCTGAGCACCTGGATCCGGTTCGTGGTCTGGCTCGCCCTCGGACTCGCGATCTACTTCCTGTACGGGTACAAGCACTCGCGCCTGCGGACCGAGCCGGCGGCGGACGACGGGGGCACACCCGGCTGGGCCCGGGACAGCACACCCGAGGTGCCGCCCGGGGACAAGAAGTGA
- a CDS encoding universal stress protein, translating into MTAPVIVGVDGGESGADALVLARWTAQTLDAPLVVAVVHPAPSALGSGRVDAEWIADRHRAAEAVLDGARTVLAGATGEVTYRVVASTSAAHGLHDLAEELKAEVIVVGSGRAGPRHRLFAGSTAERLLAGSVCPVAVAPAAMETPPGAVGRIGVAYVDTPDGRAALDMAARLAARTGSPLRLYTVVAEADATLPFLVGQDAEHAFLETARETYELSLSRAAASVDVEADWEVRAGDVLESLADLDEVDVLFCGSRGYGPARRVLLGGVSARLVRRARRPVVVVPRSG; encoded by the coding sequence GTGACCGCCCCGGTCATCGTCGGCGTCGACGGGGGCGAGTCGGGTGCCGACGCCCTGGTCCTGGCCCGGTGGACGGCGCAGACGCTCGACGCGCCGCTGGTCGTCGCGGTCGTGCACCCGGCGCCGTCCGCGCTGGGCTCCGGCCGGGTCGACGCCGAGTGGATCGCGGACCGGCACCGCGCGGCCGAGGCGGTGCTCGACGGCGCTCGCACGGTGCTCGCCGGCGCCACCGGTGAGGTCACCTACCGGGTTGTCGCCTCGACGTCGGCGGCCCACGGGCTGCACGACCTCGCCGAGGAGCTGAAGGCCGAGGTCATCGTGGTGGGGTCGGGCCGGGCGGGACCCCGGCACCGGCTCTTCGCGGGCAGCACCGCCGAGCGTCTGCTGGCCGGCAGCGTCTGCCCGGTCGCGGTCGCCCCGGCCGCGATGGAGACACCGCCGGGCGCGGTCGGCCGCATCGGCGTGGCCTACGTGGACACGCCCGACGGCCGGGCGGCGCTCGACATGGCGGCCCGGCTGGCCGCGCGCACCGGCAGCCCGCTGCGGCTCTACACGGTTGTCGCGGAGGCCGACGCGACACTGCCGTTCCTCGTCGGGCAGGACGCCGAGCACGCGTTCCTGGAGACCGCCCGGGAGACCTACGAGCTGTCGCTGAGCCGGGCCGCCGCCTCGGTCGACGTCGAGGCCGACTGGGAGGTCCGCGCGGGTGACGTGCTCGAGTCGCTCGCCGACCTCGACGAGGTGGACGTGCTGTTCTGCGGTTCACGCGGGTACGGCCCGGCGCGGCGGGTGCTGCTCGGCGGGGTCTCGGCCCGGCTCGTCCGGCGGGCCCGGCGGCCGGTGGTGGTCGTCCCGCGCAGCGGCTGA
- a CDS encoding serine/threonine-protein kinase — protein MRTLGGRYQLEQRIGIGGMSEVWRGHDQVLDRPVAVKIMAPAVEGTLGETNGVDLVRTEARSAARLAHPNVAGVHDFGTSPAPGQDVPYIVMELVDGQTLSEHLNAGMFDWRIAVRICAEVAAALAAAHGEHVVHRDIKPANIMLTPAGAKVLDFGIAAAIGSHDPDPDGPVMGTPAYVAPERFEGLPATPASDMYSLGVLLYHCLSGRLPWNAASQTELVHSQRFQDPEPLPHIEGLAPEVLDLCSRCLHKDPAERPTALVAALLLAEAVDARVYVPLVDLGAAAMQRPSVSAWDTRAAEAPTNVSLPDAHLDDAPTYDERPGRHRAG, from the coding sequence ATGCGAACGCTGGGCGGGCGGTACCAGCTCGAACAGCGCATCGGTATCGGTGGCATGTCCGAGGTGTGGCGGGGTCACGACCAGGTGCTCGACCGGCCGGTAGCGGTCAAGATCATGGCGCCCGCCGTCGAGGGCACGCTGGGTGAGACCAACGGCGTTGATCTCGTACGCACCGAGGCCCGTTCCGCGGCCCGGCTGGCACACCCGAACGTCGCCGGGGTGCACGACTTCGGCACCTCCCCGGCGCCGGGTCAGGACGTGCCCTACATCGTCATGGAGCTCGTCGACGGGCAGACGCTCAGCGAGCACCTCAACGCGGGCATGTTCGACTGGCGCATCGCCGTGCGCATCTGTGCCGAGGTCGCCGCCGCACTGGCCGCCGCGCACGGCGAGCACGTCGTGCACCGGGACATCAAGCCGGCGAACATCATGCTCACCCCGGCCGGGGCGAAGGTTCTGGACTTCGGCATCGCGGCCGCGATCGGCAGCCACGACCCCGACCCCGACGGCCCGGTCATGGGTACGCCGGCGTACGTCGCCCCGGAACGCTTCGAGGGGCTGCCCGCGACACCGGCGTCCGACATGTACTCGCTGGGTGTGCTGCTCTACCACTGCCTGTCGGGACGGCTGCCGTGGAACGCGGCGAGCCAGACCGAGCTGGTCCACTCGCAACGTTTCCAGGACCCGGAGCCGCTGCCGCACATCGAGGGCCTGGCCCCCGAGGTGCTGGACCTGTGCTCACGCTGCCTGCACAAGGACCCGGCCGAGCGGCCCACCGCGCTGGTCGCGGCCCTCCTGCTCGCCGAGGCCGTCGACGCCCGTGTCTACGTTCCGCTGGTCGACCTGGGGGCGGCGGCGATGCAGCGGCCGTCGGTGTCGGCGTGGGACACCCGTGCCGCCGAGGCGCCGACCAACGTGTCCCTGCCCGACGCCCACCTCGACGACGCGCCCACCTACGACGAGCGTCCGGGGCGTCACCGCGCGGGCTGA
- a CDS encoding S-adenosylmethionine decarboxylase, whose product MLDFKDLAPAIHRQRMVVEGYPTFVITDEHIKDYLRKLSDVTEMITIIDPVTHVSDLYGWAGWIHWETSGAHFYSWERPISFFSVDIYTCKAFDPQLVLDFTEAYFRTTEIVAKEF is encoded by the coding sequence ATGCTGGACTTCAAGGACCTCGCCCCGGCCATCCACCGGCAGCGGATGGTCGTCGAGGGCTATCCGACGTTCGTGATCACCGATGAGCACATCAAGGACTACCTGCGGAAGCTCTCGGACGTCACGGAGATGATCACGATCATCGACCCCGTCACGCACGTCAGTGATCTCTACGGCTGGGCCGGGTGGATCCACTGGGAGACCTCCGGCGCGCACTTCTACTCGTGGGAGCGCCCGATCTCGTTCTTCAGCGTGGACATCTACACGTGCAAGGCGTTCGATCCGCAGCTGGTCCTGGACTTCACCGAGGCGTACTTCCGGACCACCGAGATCGTGGCCAAGGAGTTCTGA
- a CDS encoding sulfotransferase domain-containing protein has protein sequence MPLPDFLIAGVPKAGTTALHAALVRHPGLFLPAVKEPKFFLSDGRPPVSGGPGDVQTYQEHVWRRADYEALFDPAPVGALRGEATPFYLYDLEAHDRIRTLVPDAKLILLLRDPVDRAHSNWTHLWNAGLEPEADFLTACRAEGQRRADGWADFWHYVSLGLYGRQVQHLYKLFPREQVLLLRYRDLKDTPAATLDRVCDFLGVPAGQLKEIPRENVNRHVVEDNAINRVLRGLLRTGGQFGHRFPVPLRLAARGPILTLLHRKHGTRPVTTPEERAALLPLFADDIALLQDVTGESYDDWMSVDRHAKAS, from the coding sequence ATGCCGCTTCCCGACTTCCTGATCGCCGGAGTGCCGAAGGCGGGCACCACCGCGCTGCACGCGGCGCTCGTCCGCCATCCGGGGTTGTTCCTGCCCGCGGTGAAGGAGCCGAAGTTCTTCCTCTCCGACGGCCGGCCACCGGTCTCGGGCGGCCCGGGTGACGTGCAGACCTACCAGGAGCACGTCTGGCGCCGCGCCGACTACGAGGCCCTCTTCGACCCGGCGCCGGTGGGCGCGCTGCGCGGGGAGGCCACCCCCTTCTACCTGTACGACCTGGAAGCCCACGACCGCATCCGCACGCTGGTCCCGGACGCGAAGCTGATCCTGCTGCTGCGCGACCCGGTCGACCGCGCCCACTCCAACTGGACCCACCTGTGGAACGCCGGTCTCGAGCCGGAGGCGGACTTCCTCACCGCCTGCCGCGCCGAGGGGCAGCGCCGCGCCGACGGCTGGGCCGACTTCTGGCACTACGTCAGCCTCGGCCTGTACGGCCGCCAGGTGCAGCACCTCTACAAGCTGTTCCCGCGCGAGCAGGTGCTGCTGCTGCGCTACCGCGACCTCAAGGACACACCCGCAGCCACCCTCGACCGGGTCTGCGACTTCCTGGGCGTACCGGCCGGGCAGTTGAAGGAGATCCCCCGGGAGAACGTGAACCGCCACGTCGTCGAGGACAACGCCATCAACCGTGTGCTGCGCGGCCTGCTGCGCACCGGCGGGCAGTTCGGCCACCGCTTCCCCGTGCCGTTGCGGCTGGCGGCGCGCGGCCCGATCCTCACGCTGCTGCACCGCAAGCACGGCACCCGCCCGGTGACCACGCCCGAGGAGCGCGCCGCGCTGCTGCCGCTCTTCGCCGACGACATCGCGCTGCTGCAGGACGTGACGGGGGAGAGCTACGACGACTGGATGTCCGTCGACCGACACGCCAAGGCGTCCTAA
- a CDS encoding glycosyltransferase family 2 protein, which translates to MFAKLPAGIDEVIVVDGGSQDRTVEVARQLRPDVVIVQQTRTGKGNALACGFAACTGDIIVMIDADGSTDPAEIPSFVAELVAGADFVKGSRFDKGGHSHDITPLRKLGNDGLNVVVNVLFGTKFTDLCYGYNAFWRRVVPTLDLPDPALPRPSDGAKLWGDGFEIETMINIRAAADGMKVGEVGSIEHARIHGQSNLNTFRDGFRVLRTIFSEYGRMRRMRRGGAHTSGGVIMHQRIAPAAAGRTPMHALNTGVTGRVQDAGDSRQHVAHLNRGPRRDEVGARRADDSKALHSRASRED; encoded by the coding sequence GTGTTCGCCAAGCTCCCCGCGGGCATCGACGAGGTGATCGTGGTCGACGGCGGGTCCCAGGACCGGACCGTCGAGGTCGCTCGTCAGCTCCGGCCGGACGTCGTGATCGTGCAGCAGACGCGTACCGGTAAGGGCAATGCCCTGGCCTGCGGTTTTGCGGCCTGCACCGGCGACATCATCGTGATGATCGACGCCGACGGCTCGACCGACCCGGCCGAGATCCCGAGCTTCGTCGCCGAGCTCGTCGCCGGCGCCGACTTCGTCAAGGGCTCGCGCTTCGACAAGGGCGGCCACAGCCACGACATCACCCCGCTGCGCAAGCTCGGCAACGACGGCCTCAACGTCGTCGTGAACGTCCTCTTCGGGACGAAGTTCACCGACCTCTGCTACGGCTACAACGCCTTCTGGCGCCGGGTCGTCCCGACGCTGGACCTGCCGGACCCGGCGCTGCCGCGGCCCAGCGACGGCGCGAAGCTCTGGGGTGACGGCTTCGAGATCGAGACGATGATCAACATCCGGGCCGCGGCCGACGGGATGAAGGTCGGCGAGGTCGGCAGCATCGAGCACGCCCGCATCCACGGCCAGAGCAACCTGAACACCTTCCGCGACGGCTTCCGGGTGCTGCGCACGATCTTCAGCGAGTACGGCCGGATGCGCCGGATGCGCCGCGGCGGCGCCCACACCAGCGGCGGCGTCATCATGCACCAGCGCATCGCCCCGGCAGCGGCCGGCCGCACGCCGATGCACGCGCTCAACACCGGTGTCACCGGTCGTGTCCAGGACGCCGGCGACTCCCGTCAGCACGTCGCCCACCTCAACCGCGGCCCGCGCCGCGACGAGGTCGGCGCCCGCCGTGCCGACGACAGCAAGGCGCTGCACTCCCGCGCCTCCCGCGAGGACTGA
- a CDS encoding glycosyltransferase family 2 protein, translating to MEATPRPAVSIVIPTHSEQRWPALVRTVASARSQTYVPAEIVVVVDHNPALFRRARRDLGGVTVLENLYAQGVSGNRNTGAFHTSTSLIAFLDDDTTAGPEWLGSLVAPFADPKVVGTGGGINPEWEGPEPRWMPEEFLWAVGGSYAGMPTTTARIRNVWSASMVVRRDAFLSVGGFRTGFGKVGSQNRPEDTELCLRMSAASGGHWMYVPTATIRHEVPASRSTFGWFLRRCYAEGRGKVAMAGLLDGSQSLGSEKDYLRSLPRAVVRNLVAATRGRGAHHALKAGGVLAGVAAAGVGGVVETVAARRLAGAVR from the coding sequence GTGGAAGCCACCCCCCGTCCCGCCGTCAGCATCGTCATACCGACCCACAGCGAGCAGCGCTGGCCCGCCCTGGTGCGTACCGTCGCCTCCGCCCGGTCGCAGACGTACGTCCCCGCCGAGATCGTCGTGGTCGTCGACCACAACCCGGCGCTGTTCCGCCGGGCGCGGCGGGACCTCGGCGGCGTGACCGTCCTGGAGAACCTCTACGCCCAGGGTGTGTCCGGCAACCGCAACACCGGCGCGTTCCACACCAGCACCTCGCTGATCGCGTTCCTCGACGACGACACGACCGCCGGCCCGGAGTGGCTCGGCAGCCTGGTCGCACCGTTCGCGGACCCGAAGGTCGTCGGTACGGGCGGCGGGATCAACCCCGAGTGGGAGGGCCCCGAGCCCCGCTGGATGCCCGAGGAGTTCCTCTGGGCGGTCGGCGGCTCGTACGCGGGGATGCCGACGACCACCGCGCGCATCCGCAACGTGTGGTCGGCCAGCATGGTCGTCCGCCGCGACGCGTTCCTCTCGGTCGGCGGCTTCCGGACCGGCTTCGGCAAGGTCGGCAGCCAGAACCGCCCCGAGGACACCGAGCTGTGCCTGCGCATGAGCGCGGCCTCCGGCGGCCACTGGATGTACGTGCCGACCGCGACGATCCGCCACGAGGTCCCGGCCTCGCGGTCGACGTTCGGCTGGTTCCTGCGCCGCTGCTACGCCGAGGGCCGCGGCAAGGTCGCGATGGCCGGCCTGCTGGACGGCTCGCAGAGCCTCGGCTCCGAGAAGGACTACCTGCGCTCGCTGCCCAGGGCGGTCGTCCGCAACCTCGTCGCCGCCACCCGCGGCCGCGGCGCGCACCACGCCCTCAAGGCCGGCGGTGTCCTCGCCGGTGTCGCCGCCGCCGGAGTCGGCGGTGTCGTCGAGACCGTCGCCGCCCGCCGCCTGGCCGGAGCCGTCCGATGA
- a CDS encoding glycosyltransferase, which translates to MTPGVNGVNGQVWIPAQRTDEMITAPAFEPSGEVLPATVLDLDLADPLPAVAGVGPDGRRVLQAWVLVRLFTEPLGTVLADVPAHGLRPADLAAAIDAELGPVLAPRLADLALTTLPIDGITPVVEPAFLARRRAVLATAPPITVVICTRERPGALARCLDSLLAQAYPDFRILVVDNAPVTDATAEVVRSAARRGNVDYLVEPRGGLSFARNAAVAAAPGEILAWIDDDEYADVNWLAEVARALADHPEADVVSGVIVPAELETKAQLWFEQFGGHSKGRGFRPDVFSPATAHLQSPLYPLPPFGTGANMTFRAGVIERIGGWDTALGAGTPAMGSEDTLAFTQVLVGGGTIVYQPTAVTHHYHRRDLEGLHKQMVGYGAGLTAAYTSLLLKRPGLLWPLLKLAPGALRDLTSKDSLRVSTLREDFPRELLTANRRGMLAGPRAYLQGRRAARRGH; encoded by the coding sequence ATGACCCCCGGCGTGAACGGCGTCAACGGCCAGGTGTGGATCCCGGCTCAGCGCACCGACGAGATGATCACCGCGCCCGCGTTCGAGCCCAGCGGTGAGGTGCTGCCCGCGACCGTGCTCGACCTCGACCTCGCCGACCCGCTGCCGGCCGTGGCCGGTGTCGGCCCCGACGGCCGCCGGGTCCTCCAGGCCTGGGTGCTGGTCCGGCTCTTCACCGAGCCTCTCGGTACGGTGCTCGCCGACGTACCGGCCCACGGCCTGCGACCCGCCGACCTGGCCGCCGCGATCGACGCCGAGCTCGGCCCGGTCCTGGCGCCCCGCCTCGCCGACCTGGCCCTGACCACACTGCCGATCGACGGCATCACACCCGTCGTCGAGCCGGCGTTCCTCGCCCGGCGCCGCGCCGTGCTCGCCACCGCACCGCCGATCACCGTCGTGATCTGCACCCGCGAACGGCCCGGCGCGCTCGCCCGCTGCCTCGACAGCCTGCTCGCCCAGGCGTACCCGGACTTCCGGATCCTCGTCGTCGACAACGCGCCCGTCACCGACGCGACCGCCGAGGTGGTCCGCTCGGCGGCCCGCCGCGGCAACGTCGACTACCTGGTCGAGCCGCGCGGCGGCCTCTCCTTCGCCCGCAACGCCGCCGTCGCCGCCGCACCCGGCGAGATCCTCGCCTGGATCGACGACGACGAGTACGCCGACGTGAACTGGCTCGCCGAGGTCGCCCGCGCGCTCGCCGACCACCCGGAGGCCGACGTCGTCTCCGGTGTCATCGTCCCGGCCGAGCTGGAGACGAAGGCCCAGCTGTGGTTCGAGCAGTTCGGCGGTCACAGCAAGGGCCGCGGCTTCCGGCCCGACGTGTTCAGCCCGGCGACCGCCCACCTCCAGAGCCCGCTGTACCCGCTGCCGCCGTTCGGCACCGGCGCGAACATGACCTTCCGTGCCGGTGTCATCGAACGCATCGGCGGCTGGGACACCGCGCTCGGCGCCGGCACCCCGGCCATGGGCTCCGAGGACACCCTCGCGTTCACCCAGGTCCTCGTCGGCGGCGGCACGATCGTCTACCAGCCCACCGCGGTCACCCACCACTACCACCGGCGTGACCTCGAAGGCCTGCACAAGCAGATGGTCGGGTACGGCGCCGGGCTCACCGCCGCGTACACGAGCCTGCTCCTGAAGCGCCCCGGTCTGCTCTGGCCGCTGCTGAAGCTGGCACCGGGCGCCCTGCGCGACCTCACCAGCAAGGACAGCCTGCGCGTGTCGACGCTGCGCGAGGACTTCCCCCGCGAACTCCTGACCGCGAACCGCCGCGGCATGCTGGCGGGCCCCCGCGCCTACCTCCAGGGCCGGCGGGCGGCCCGGCGCGGCCACTGA
- a CDS encoding DUF1616 domain-containing protein, whose amino-acid sequence MNSLTSRIVAALTVASGAAVLLGPVPVAVTGGLLLAFVLPGLALIGVLFRRRELTTVERSVLTPALSMGVLIVAGLVINLVQVRIDRVSWTVSTVAVTLIALLISRRTTVRPATVPVAKPADDSLDALFAGDDTAGEDNAPRPVGEKQVRIDVGEHTVRLPTRSADAGDTVLMSVAPVAADPQSPAPQQRGRLVKQLLPLVVVALILGGASWISFATSRTTHNTTVTALSAAPSGPVTSGGTRTVQVSASGLIAGDGPYTVRVSGSSGRTALERTVAVTGDGTWTERLTLPGAQRLTVNLYRAGDTTAYRTLFISAVD is encoded by the coding sequence GTGAACTCCCTGACCAGCCGCATCGTCGCGGCGCTGACCGTGGCCTCCGGCGCCGCCGTCCTGCTCGGACCGGTGCCCGTCGCCGTCACCGGCGGCCTGCTGCTGGCCTTTGTGCTGCCGGGACTGGCCCTGATCGGTGTCCTGTTCCGCCGCCGCGAGCTGACGACGGTGGAACGGTCCGTGCTGACACCCGCGCTGAGCATGGGCGTGCTGATCGTCGCCGGGCTGGTGATCAACCTCGTGCAGGTGCGCATCGACCGGGTCTCGTGGACGGTCTCCACGGTCGCGGTCACGCTGATCGCGCTCCTGATCTCTCGCCGGACAACCGTGCGTCCCGCAACGGTCCCGGTCGCGAAGCCGGCCGACGACTCGCTGGACGCACTGTTCGCCGGCGACGACACGGCCGGTGAGGACAATGCGCCTCGGCCGGTCGGTGAGAAGCAGGTGCGGATCGACGTCGGCGAGCACACGGTCCGGCTGCCGACACGATCGGCCGACGCCGGGGACACCGTGCTGATGTCGGTCGCCCCGGTGGCCGCGGATCCGCAGAGCCCAGCGCCCCAGCAGCGCGGACGCCTGGTCAAGCAACTGCTGCCGCTGGTCGTCGTGGCGCTGATCCTCGGTGGCGCGAGCTGGATCTCCTTCGCCACATCGCGCACGACGCACAACACCACCGTCACCGCACTGTCCGCCGCGCCGTCCGGGCCGGTCACCAGCGGCGGCACCCGTACGGTGCAGGTGTCGGCAAGCGGGCTGATCGCGGGCGACGGCCCGTACACGGTGCGGGTCTCGGGGAGCTCGGGGCGCACGGCGCTGGAGCGGACCGTGGCGGTGACCGGCGACGGCACCTGGACCGAGCGTCTGACCCTGCCCGGCGCGCAGCGGCTGACCGTGAATCTCTACCGCGCGGGTGACACCACCGCCTACCGGACGCTGTTCATCAGCGCCGTAGACTGA
- a CDS encoding bifunctional 5,10-methylenetetrahydrofolate dehydrogenase/5,10-methenyltetrahydrofolate cyclohydrolase — MSETHEARLLPGKPVADEVLADVAQRAAKLREGGVQPSLATILVGDDDASAGYIRIKQRQAAELGFVSPHEHLGADATQDDLHRAIDRLNADPSVHALLIQYPPPAHIDYDAALMTVDPDKDVDGMHPLNLGRLSVGLPGPRPCTPAGIEALLAHHNIPVAGREVVILGRGATIGRPLAMMLAQKRPTANAAVTVVHTGVPDWQRYAQRAEILIAAAGVPGIIQPEHVKPGATVIGAGVRYEGRRLLPDVAEEVAQVAGAITPRVGGVGPTTVAMLFRNAIEAAEKASR; from the coding sequence ATGTCCGAGACCCATGAAGCACGACTGCTGCCCGGTAAGCCCGTGGCCGACGAGGTCCTGGCCGACGTGGCGCAGCGCGCGGCGAAGCTCCGCGAGGGTGGCGTCCAGCCGTCGCTCGCGACGATCCTGGTCGGTGACGACGACGCCAGCGCCGGGTACATCCGGATCAAGCAGCGGCAGGCCGCCGAGCTCGGTTTTGTCTCCCCGCACGAGCACCTGGGCGCCGACGCGACGCAGGACGACCTGCACCGGGCCATCGACCGCCTGAACGCCGACCCGTCCGTGCACGCGCTGCTGATCCAGTACCCGCCGCCGGCGCACATCGATTACGACGCCGCGCTGATGACCGTCGACCCGGACAAGGACGTCGACGGCATGCACCCGCTCAACCTGGGCCGGCTCTCCGTCGGGCTGCCCGGGCCGCGACCGTGCACACCCGCCGGCATCGAGGCGCTGCTCGCCCACCACAACATCCCGGTCGCCGGTCGTGAGGTGGTCATCCTGGGCCGCGGTGCGACGATCGGCCGCCCGCTGGCGATGATGCTGGCGCAGAAGCGCCCGACCGCCAACGCCGCCGTCACGGTCGTGCACACCGGCGTCCCGGACTGGCAGCGGTACGCCCAGCGCGCCGAGATCCTCATCGCCGCCGCCGGTGTGCCGGGCATCATCCAGCCGGAGCACGTCAAGCCGGGCGCGACCGTGATCGGTGCCGGTGTCCGTTACGAGGGCCGCCGCCTGCTGCCGGACGTGGCCGAGGAGGTCGCGCAGGTCGCCGGGGCGATCACCCCGCGGGTCGGTGGTGTCGGCCCGACGACCGTGGCCATGCTGTTCCGCAACGCGATCGAGGCAGCCGAGAAGGCTAGCCGCTGA